TCAGCTGAGCGCCGCTCTGGTCGGTGTCGATGGCGCCGCCGGTCATGAACCGGGCCCACGTCCCCGCTGCGGCATCCCAGGTCCAGGCCGGCGTCGCGGAGTCTCCGAAGCGAAGGTCGACCCGGGCGGTGGGGGCGCCATCCTTGGCGGCCGTGGATGACGGTACATCCAGCGAGAACGCGAAATGCTGCGCCGGTGCCGCCAGGTCTTTGTGCTGCCCGACGACCTCCTTCGCCTTCACATGCACGTTGTGCGGGGAGGGTTTGGCCTTGGACCGGAAGAAGGTGTCGGCGGTGTCGGACTGCCCGTGGATGGCGTTGTAGACCGGGGCATCCCGCATCATCGCGATGAACCGCTCCTGGCCGCCGGAATAGGCGACGACGCCACCGAGCGGCGAAATGATGTCGGGGTCCATCGGGCGGATCGAACGCACCGGACCGAAGGTTTCCGGCACAGTCGAATGCCACACGGCGACGTAGCGGGTCATCCCGCCCTCGACGAGCTCCTCGAAGACGATGTCGGTGGCTTCCAGCCCGAACTGGGGGCGGGCGGCCGGATGGTTGTCGATCTTCGCCGCGATCGAGGGGTGGTCGAGGGCATCCGGTTCCACGGTCCGGCCAGTGAGCGGCGCGAGCACGGTGGGCGCCGGGGTCTCGTAGCTGGACTGCCAGACCGGCTGCGCATC
The Diaminobutyricimonas sp. LJ205 genome window above contains:
- a CDS encoding DUF3048 domain-containing protein — its product is MRTGGKMRLRAAIVLASGVAVMIAGCTSGDAMPAGPDAQPVWQSSYETPAPTVLAPLTGRTVEPDALDHPSIAAKIDNHPAARPQFGLEATDIVFEELVEGGMTRYVAVWHSTVPETFGPVRSIRPMDPDIISPLGGVVAYSGGQERFIAMMRDAPVYNAIHGQSDTADTFFRSKAKPSPHNVHVKAKEVVGQHKDLAAPAQHFAFSLDVPSSTAAKDGAPTARVDLRFGDSATPAWTWDAAAGTWARFMTGGAIDTDQSGAQLKATNLVIVRVPVTVSQDIPKTELIGSGEAWVATGGGVVHATWSKASATDTIHLVDDNGVTVRLAPGNTWVELVPDRGSVEFGAP